One window of Actinomycetota bacterium genomic DNA carries:
- a CDS encoding serine/threonine protein kinase: METQLILDRYRPLEHLASGGFADVILAYDTHMQRRVALKRLPFPRNRFGKLQFPAGLAEARTAALLNHPSIVTVYEWDTDSDEAFIIMEYLEGASLAQVLDQRPLTLDEAATVVTAVAEALDHAHENGVLHLDLKPANVLITLDGRVKVTDFGVASLSTASGHQPTLGGTMGYMPAEQLANDRVDERTDVWAFAALVFEALSGDNPFSDDSIEGAIFKASIIEPPALSDFKRNSPPQLDDVLAQALSLHPTSRHTGVMELAADLMPHLGDSSRGRESLSQTVQELATEGDGGAIGWPTIGLWDRFAHLGGPATRGLCATVSGGVGYVGLDAMGFVSPPAAVAGAILCALGGLFIPGFGVLIGYLVFLAAVVVSGTWISGLLLALAAVMVAWMGGPRSAGLAVVLVSPLLGVAYLSPFAPLILGFTIRPWAAAVFSAHAATLTLLASAASGAPGPWLSVDPEWLADPLGQHTAIAIIERPELVLIWSIIITWAVAGAVMSVAAGKATRLSAAIGIALTAGLYSVAYTVIAPISASFGVDAAWSVAAFAPHIAASSILMMLVVIAGPPVRAEDE; the protein is encoded by the coding sequence ATGGAAACGCAGCTGATCCTGGATCGCTACAGACCACTCGAGCACCTTGCGAGTGGGGGCTTTGCCGATGTCATCCTGGCTTACGACACCCACATGCAACGCCGAGTAGCCCTCAAGCGTCTGCCTTTCCCCAGGAATCGCTTCGGCAAGCTGCAGTTCCCGGCCGGGCTCGCAGAAGCCCGAACAGCCGCACTGCTGAATCACCCCTCGATCGTGACTGTCTACGAGTGGGATACCGACAGCGACGAGGCATTCATCATCATGGAGTACCTCGAAGGCGCTTCCCTCGCCCAAGTGCTTGATCAGCGCCCACTGACCCTCGACGAGGCTGCCACGGTCGTGACGGCAGTCGCCGAAGCGCTGGATCATGCACATGAGAACGGCGTCCTCCACCTCGACCTGAAGCCCGCCAACGTGCTGATAACGCTGGATGGACGGGTGAAAGTCACCGACTTCGGAGTCGCAAGCTTGTCCACGGCATCCGGCCATCAGCCCACGCTTGGTGGCACAATGGGTTACATGCCGGCGGAACAGCTCGCCAACGACCGGGTGGACGAGCGGACTGATGTGTGGGCATTCGCTGCTCTGGTGTTCGAGGCCCTTTCCGGTGACAACCCATTCTCGGATGACTCAATCGAAGGCGCGATCTTCAAAGCGAGCATCATCGAACCCCCGGCGCTCTCCGACTTCAAGCGCAACTCCCCGCCGCAGCTGGATGATGTCCTAGCCCAGGCACTGTCACTCCACCCTACAAGCCGACATACAGGGGTGATGGAGCTCGCCGCGGACCTGATGCCCCACCTCGGGGATAGCTCTCGAGGGCGCGAGTCCCTCTCGCAGACCGTTCAAGAGCTAGCTACCGAGGGCGATGGCGGAGCCATAGGTTGGCCGACCATCGGACTTTGGGACCGCTTTGCCCATCTTGGAGGACCGGCGACCAGGGGGCTATGCGCTACGGTCAGCGGCGGAGTAGGCTATGTCGGCCTCGATGCCATGGGTTTCGTTTCGCCGCCTGCAGCCGTCGCTGGCGCTATCCTTTGCGCCCTTGGGGGCTTGTTCATCCCCGGATTCGGGGTTCTGATAGGCTATCTGGTCTTCCTGGCAGCCGTGGTTGTATCCGGCACCTGGATCTCTGGCTTACTGCTAGCTCTTGCGGCCGTGATGGTCGCCTGGATGGGCGGACCCCGGTCTGCGGGCCTAGCCGTGGTGCTCGTGTCCCCTCTCCTCGGTGTTGCTTATCTTTCTCCCTTCGCACCGCTCATCCTCGGCTTCACGATTAGGCCGTGGGCAGCAGCTGTGTTTTCCGCCCATGCGGCAACCTTGACCCTGCTGGCCTCAGCCGCCTCTGGGGCGCCCGGCCCGTGGTTATCAGTGGACCCCGAATGGCTCGCTGATCCACTAGGACAACACACCGCCATCGCTATCATCGAAAGGCCCGAATTAGTCTTGATCTGGTCGATCATCATCACCTGGGCTGTTGCCGGAGCCGTCATGTCGGTAGCAGCAGGTAAGGCCACACGCCTGTCAGCCGCCATAGGCATAGCGTTGACCGCCGGGCTCTACTCGGTCGCATACACGGTCATCGCCCCGATCTCGGCCTCTTTCGGCGTCGATGCCGCATGGTCGGTCGCCGCCTTCGCCCCACATATCGCAGCGTCCTCTATACTGATGATGCTGGTCGTCATAGCGGGTCCTCCAGTGAGGGCCGAGGACGAGTAA
- a CDS encoding Stp1/IreP family PP2C-type Ser/Thr phosphatase, translated as MARGSAHTYAGLSDVGRVRTHNEDAVLLSPPLFAVADGLGGHHAGEIASSIAIEALLAHMPQRVDAKALGRAVRVANKAVIDAAEAGEGRSGMGTTLTAAMIEGSSIAIAHVGDSRAYLFHNNILERITEDHSMVADLVRQGLLTEEQSRHHPNRSIITRALGSDPNMYADVYEVDAHPGDRLLLCTDGLCGMLTDAVIADILSLYPDPDSAVKALIDAANAAGGQDNISLVVVDVTGGPSATSGKRGAPRGTGLAGVFVWMVAFLALLGVTAFGMWRYADAQAFLISQDDRVVLYRGLPEDVLGVSLRWREQETTITPRALGPVLAARLAQGIPVEDVDAGRTVIDEYKQMIAESLEATPQPEVLTPQ; from the coding sequence ATGGCGAGGGGTTCGGCGCATACATACGCAGGTCTTTCCGATGTTGGGCGCGTCCGCACCCACAACGAGGATGCGGTCCTGCTCTCGCCGCCGCTGTTCGCCGTCGCCGACGGGCTGGGGGGCCACCACGCTGGCGAGATAGCCTCCAGTATCGCGATCGAAGCGCTGCTCGCACACATGCCTCAGCGGGTGGACGCCAAGGCGCTGGGCCGTGCGGTCAGGGTCGCCAACAAGGCTGTGATCGACGCCGCCGAGGCTGGCGAGGGGCGCAGCGGCATGGGCACCACGCTGACGGCCGCGATGATCGAGGGCTCCTCGATAGCGATTGCTCACGTGGGCGATAGCCGGGCCTACCTGTTCCACAACAACATCTTGGAGCGCATCACCGAGGACCACTCGATGGTAGCCGACCTGGTGCGCCAAGGCCTGCTCACAGAGGAGCAATCACGCCACCACCCCAACAGGAGCATCATCACTAGGGCCCTGGGCTCCGATCCCAACATGTACGCGGACGTCTACGAGGTCGATGCCCATCCCGGCGACCGCCTGCTGCTCTGCACTGACGGCCTGTGCGGGATGCTCACAGATGCCGTTATCGCCGACATCCTGAGCCTGTACCCGGATCCGGACTCCGCGGTCAAAGCACTCATCGACGCCGCGAACGCCGCCGGCGGGCAGGACAACATCTCGCTCGTGGTCGTGGACGTGACCGGCGGGCCCTCCGCCACTTCCGGCAAGCGAGGCGCCCCGCGCGGCACCGGGCTAGCTGGCGTGTTCGTGTGGATGGTCGCTTTTCTTGCGCTCCTAGGCGTGACCGCCTTCGGCATGTGGCGCTACGCAGATGCGCAGGCGTTCCTCATCTCTCAGGACGACCGCGTCGTACTCTACCGAGGTCTGCCCGAGGATGTCCTCGGCGTGTCGCTGAGGTGGCGGGAGCAGGAGACCACCATCACCCCGCGGGCGCTGGGGCCGGTCCTGGCAGCCCGGCTGGCGCAGGGCATCCCCGTAGAGGATGTCGATGCCGGGCGCACCGTGATCGACGAATACAAGCAAATGATCGCCGAGAGCCTCGAAGCCACGCCGCAGCCCGAAGTCCTCACGCCCCAGTAG
- a CDS encoding FHA domain-containing protein: MILLAGKALLLALIYLFLFAAVRSGLGIIRSAGPAAAGAATHQIRVERGPRELKGLRLPVAGPVTIGRSPGSDIVIADDYISSAHARIVPSGERIVLEDLGSTNGTVVNGRRITSPVTLAPGDEIDLGTVRLKVDR; the protein is encoded by the coding sequence ATGATTCTGCTCGCAGGCAAGGCACTCTTGCTGGCACTCATCTATCTCTTCTTGTTCGCGGCTGTCCGTTCGGGCTTGGGGATCATCCGGAGCGCCGGACCTGCTGCCGCGGGCGCCGCGACTCATCAGATACGGGTGGAACGCGGCCCGCGCGAGCTCAAGGGTTTGCGTCTGCCAGTCGCCGGTCCGGTGACAATCGGGCGCTCCCCTGGCTCCGATATCGTGATCGCCGATGACTACATCTCTTCGGCGCACGCAAGGATCGTACCCTCTGGTGAGCGGATCGTGCTTGAGGACCTCGGCTCGACCAACGGCACCGTCGTCAACGGCCGAAGGATAACCTCGCCGGTCACACTCGCGCCGGGCGACGAAATCGACCTTGGCACAGTGCGCCTGAAAGTGGATCGCTGA
- the larC gene encoding nickel pincer cofactor biosynthesis protein LarC, producing the protein MLGHLDCSSGISGDKFLAALLDAGEADGRFRLDHLRDAIEALGLDDVSVVTNRVTRSGIAGLHVNVTPAETTASAHRHWRDIRALIEGSSLSAAVRHRALRTFGGLAAAEAKIHAADPECVHFHEVGGIDSIVDVVGVSLGLELLEIEWLSCSPVALGAGGTITCEHGTLPVPAPAVLELLVGVPVEAGASAGELTTPTGAALLAANVDSFGPMPDMTLTRVGYGAGTRETPGTPNVARLLLGHALAPGLDAPATSAEGASGPVVLLETLLDHLTPEHVGFITEELRAEGPLDAWLVPAAMKKGRLGIELRVLVIPTHAEKFAARIHELTGSLGVRRTLLSRSVLRREVLQREGPWGAFRVKVSGVGESARVRPEHEDIARASRESGESYAEVRRRLENAAQSREEE; encoded by the coding sequence ATGCTCGGACATCTGGACTGCTCAAGCGGTATCTCGGGCGACAAGTTCCTCGCTGCGCTGCTCGATGCGGGCGAGGCCGACGGCCGGTTCCGTCTCGACCACTTGCGCGATGCGATCGAGGCGCTCGGGCTCGATGATGTCTCGGTCGTGACGAACCGCGTGACTCGCAGCGGCATCGCTGGGCTCCACGTCAACGTAACCCCTGCCGAGACGACCGCCTCGGCGCACCGGCATTGGCGCGACATCCGCGCGCTGATCGAGGGCTCATCGCTGAGTGCGGCGGTCCGACACCGGGCTCTGCGCACCTTCGGCGGGCTGGCGGCGGCTGAAGCGAAGATCCACGCTGCGGATCCGGAGTGCGTGCACTTCCACGAGGTCGGTGGCATCGACTCCATTGTCGATGTCGTCGGCGTGTCTCTAGGCCTCGAGCTCCTGGAGATCGAGTGGCTGTCGTGCTCGCCGGTCGCTCTCGGGGCTGGCGGCACGATAACCTGTGAGCACGGGACGCTTCCGGTCCCCGCACCCGCTGTGCTAGAGCTGCTTGTCGGCGTACCGGTCGAGGCCGGCGCCTCCGCCGGCGAGCTCACCACCCCGACCGGCGCCGCGCTGCTGGCCGCCAACGTCGATAGCTTCGGACCGATGCCCGACATGACGCTCACGCGGGTCGGCTACGGCGCGGGCACCCGCGAGACCCCCGGCACACCCAACGTCGCACGCCTGCTCCTCGGCCATGCGCTGGCGCCCGGGCTCGACGCGCCTGCGACGTCCGCCGAGGGCGCCTCCGGGCCCGTTGTGCTCCTCGAAACGCTGCTCGACCACCTCACGCCAGAGCACGTCGGCTTCATCACCGAAGAGCTGCGGGCAGAAGGGCCGCTGGATGCGTGGCTGGTCCCGGCGGCTATGAAGAAAGGGCGGCTCGGCATCGAGTTACGCGTCCTGGTGATTCCAACCCATGCGGAGAAGTTCGCTGCGCGCATCCACGAGCTGACGGGCTCCCTCGGCGTGCGTAGGACGCTGCTGTCGCGAAGCGTGCTCCGGCGCGAGGTACTCCAGCGTGAGGGCCCGTGGGGGGCGTTTCGCGTGAAGGTGTCGGGCGTGGGCGAAAGTGCCCGAGTACGCCCTGAGCACGAGGACATCGCACGGGCAAGTCGCGAGTCTGGAGAATCCTACGCAGAAGTAAGGCGCAGGCTCGAGAACGCTGCTCAGAGCCGCGAGGAGGAGTGA
- a CDS encoding DUF3662 domain-containing protein, protein MSILSDFEDRIANAVEGFFASAFRSPVQPAEIAKELGRRMDKGRTIGIDKVYGPNLYTVVLSPDDDERFGGFLSTLAGELSTYLSAYANERQYDLTSKPIVRFVVDPELRLGRFETYAELVSNEDIYEPAEEAQARFVAEPYERTPATRTFATVSVSGSAHDVVLTGNRVVVGRLAECDITLEDSNVSRQHLAFEPEGAGWAVEDLGSTNGTLVNGKPIGRTRLQHGDVIQVGATELVFHDPRR, encoded by the coding sequence ATGAGCATATTGTCGGACTTCGAAGACCGCATCGCCAACGCTGTCGAGGGCTTTTTCGCGAGCGCCTTTCGCTCGCCAGTACAACCGGCAGAGATCGCCAAGGAACTCGGACGGCGAATGGACAAAGGCCGCACCATCGGCATCGACAAAGTCTATGGCCCCAACCTGTACACGGTCGTGCTCTCCCCCGATGACGACGAGCGTTTCGGCGGATTCCTCTCGACCCTGGCCGGCGAACTGTCAACGTACCTCTCGGCGTATGCGAATGAGCGGCAGTACGACCTGACCTCCAAGCCCATCGTGCGCTTCGTGGTCGACCCCGAACTCAGGCTCGGGCGCTTCGAGACCTACGCCGAGCTCGTCTCCAATGAAGACATCTATGAACCTGCCGAGGAGGCGCAGGCACGTTTCGTCGCCGAGCCATATGAGCGGACCCCGGCCACCCGGACGTTCGCGACCGTCAGCGTGAGTGGAAGTGCTCATGACGTGGTGCTGACCGGCAACAGGGTAGTCGTAGGGCGTCTGGCAGAGTGCGACATCACCCTGGAAGACTCGAACGTGTCCCGCCAGCATCTGGCTTTCGAGCCTGAGGGTGCTGGGTGGGCCGTCGAAGACCTAGGCTCAACCAACGGCACTCTGGTCAACGGAAAGCCCATCGGTCGCACCCGGCTACAGCATGGCGACGTGATCCAGGTAGGAGCCACAGAGCTCGTCTTCCATGACCCGAGGAGGTGA